One genomic window of Ziziphus jujuba cultivar Dongzao chromosome 4, ASM3175591v1 includes the following:
- the LOC107433876 gene encoding transcriptional regulator STERILE APETALA, protein MSSSSSSSSSSSSSSSSSQGGNGGNGRDNAGTSSSAARRRGGDYEGPSSSRRRADNERWPEPFLEVLAGHVATDASRTIGRLAAAPALVNVFQVCSTWRAVSRSDLLWHRLTRRIWGRNQLLRNTWREEYVYWHQTAGNFRTRRSVHATLHFDPSDVEDPDGLTCRCLALSDTHLACGFADGAVRLFDLTTHVHVSTFRPHPRDHLGRFARAITGILITNHQIVFATLDGDIHVATIEEPPHSRRAHLGDVLNDGALVDFTGCGRWWVGLYAGVPGRAFHVWDALTEELVFVGGSLTDPEAVMGWHLLTDLSEFVGRVRVTSQESAVACTARRVFVFDLRNRDVLENYTRRILVTSMDVSNTAYIIVDRRGTASVRRAGTFEEICSFTVGAVQRGVMGSMNRGYALMCVRGVIRVWEVEHNGEYLYSFNERIGEVNAMVASERHVAACTSETTLHLWDFGAE, encoded by the exons atgtcttcctcttcttcttcatcatcttcctcttcttcttcttcttcttcttcacaagGTGGCAATGGTGGCAATGGCAGAGACAATGCTGGGACTAGTAGTAGTGCTGCAAGAAGAAGAGGTGGTGATTATGAAGGACCATCTTCGTCTCGCCGACGTGCTGATAACGAGAGATGGCCCGAACCTTTCCTTGAAGTTCTCGCTGGCCATGTTGCCACTGATGCTTCTCGCACTATTGGTCGCCTCGCTGCTGCTCCTGCCCTTGTGAATGTCTTTCag GTATGTTCCACGTGGCGTGCTGTCTCTCGCTCGGATCTTCTCTGGCATCGACTAACCCGCCGTATCTGGGGTCGCAACCAACTGCTTCGCAACACGTGGCGCGAGGAATACGTGTACTGGCATCAGACGGCCGGGAATTTCCGTACGCGCAGGTCGGTCCATGCCACACTGCATTTCGATCCATCAGACGTGGAAGACCCAGACGGCCTCACGTGTCGGTGTCTCGCTCTCTCGGACACTCACCTCGCCTGCGGCTTCGCCGACGGCGCGGTACGGCTCTTCGACCTGACCACCCACGTCCACGTCAGCACGTTCCGGCCCCACCCTCGCGATCATCTCGGACGCTTCGCTCGTGCGATCACCGGCATATTGATCACCAACCACCAAATCGTTTTCGCCACGCTGGACGGGGACATCCACGTGGCGACCATCGAGGAGCCGCCACATTCACGCCGGGCCCATCTAGGCGACGTTCTCAACGATGGGGCTCTGGTCGATTTCACTGGGTGCGGTCGCTGGTGGGTGGGCCTATACGCGGGCGTTCCGGGTCGGGCTTTCCACGTATGGGACGCGCTAACCGAAGAGCTCGTGTTCGTGGGCGGGTCTTTAACCGACCCGGAAGCAGTCATGGGCTGGCACTTACTCACCGATCTGTCCGAGTTCGTGGGCCGAGTCCGAGTGACGAGTCAGGAATCGGCGGTGGCGTGCACAGCACGAAGGGTCTTCGTCTTTGATCTGAGAAACCGAGATGTGCTAGAGAATTACACGAGACGGATATTGGTGACGTCGATGGACGTGAGCAACACGGCTTACATTATCGTAGACCGAAGGGGAACAGCTAGCGTGCGCCGGGCGGGTACGTTTGAGGAGATATGCAGTTTTACAGTAGGGGCTGTGCAGAGAGGCGTGATGGGGAGCATGAACAGAGGGTACGCGCTAATGTGCGTAAGGGGAGTGATAAGGGTATGGGAGGTAGAACACAACGGGGAGTATCTGTACAGCTTCAATGAAAGAATCGGGGAAGTCAACGCAATGGTGGCTAGCGAACGACACGTCGCAGCGTGTACAAGCGAAACGACATTGCATCTGTGGGACTTTGGAGCAgagtga
- the LOC107433900 gene encoding uncharacterized protein LOC107433900 isoform X2 — translation MVGLSLGEKHFIQGGIAQDLRSDGRKRLTYRPIYVETGVIPQANGSARVRLGATDVIASVKAELGKPHPLQPDKGKVAIYVDCSPTAAPIFEGRGGEELSMELSVALQRCLLGGKSGAGAGISLSSLVVVEGKICWDLYIDGLVVSSDGNLLDALGAAIKAALSNTGIPRVNVAAGASGDEEPEVDVSDEEFLQFDTSGVPVIITLTKVGRHYIVDATTEEESQMSSAVSISVNRQGHICGLTKRGGAGVDPSIILDMISVAKHVSEQLLNQLDSEIAAAEARENES, via the exons ATGGTGGGACTATCTCTAGGAGAAAAGCATTTCATACAAGGTGGTATTGCTCAAGACCTTCGTTCTGATGGTCGGAAAAGATTAACTTACCGGCCCATCTATGTTGAAACTGGAGTCATTCCCCAG GCAAATGGTTCTGCAAGGGTCAGGCTGGGTGCAACAGATGTTATTGCCAGTGTGAAG GCTGAGCTTGGAAAGCCACATCCGTTACAACCTGATAAAGGAAAGGTCGCTATATATGTTGATTGCAGTCCAACTGCGGCACCAATTTTTGAG GGTAGAGGGGGTGAGGAGTTATCAATGGAACTCTCAGTTGCTCTTCAACGTTGTCTTTTGGGTGGTAAAAGTGGAGCAG GTGCTGGAATTTCCCTTTCATCTTTAGTAGTTGTGGAAGGAAAGATTTGTTGGGACCTTTACATTGATGGCCTTGTTGTTAGTTCAGATGGAAATCTGCTAGATGCCCTGGGTGCTGCTATTAAG GCTGCTTTGAGCAATACAGGCATCCCGAGAGTTAATGTTGCAGCCGGTGCCTCAGGTGATGAGGAACCTGAGGTTGACGTAAGCGATGAagaatttttgcaatttgacACATCTGGGGTCCCTGTAATAATTACATTGACAAAG GTGGGTAGGCACTATATAGTAGATGCCACTACAGAAGAGGAATCTCAAATGAGCTCTGCTGTTTCTATTTCTGTGAATAGGCAAGGGCACATTTGTGGGTTGACAAAACGAGGTGGTGCTGGTGTAGATCCAAGCATCATTCTTGACATGATATCGGTTGCAAAACATGTAAGTGAGCAGCTACTAAACCAGTTGGATTCTGAGATAGCTGCTGCTGAAGCTCGAGAAAATGAATCATGA
- the LOC107433869 gene encoding pentatricopeptide repeat-containing protein At4g26680, mitochondrial has translation MKNISFRQFSTSFSSGVKQPIFEPRITGILGRNWKPLPVPHKTIPEPKGQDLDFVNVAHSHLIHSDWAKLDLLSSGLTPFRVKHILLKIQKDHVLSHEFFKWVGVKKASLHTLETHSMILHILTRNGKFKSAESILRGIIVSGSIDLPPKLFDEILYSYRICDSSPVVFDLLFKTFAHVRKFRNASDTFCRMKDYGFLPRVESCNAYISSLLDLDRVDVTFTFYKEMQRYRISPNVYTLNMVIRAYCKSGKLDKALQVFKEMESMGCSPTVASYNTLIAGYCNKGLLSFAMKLKSLMGKNGILPDVVTFNTLINGFCKEGKVSEANKLFSEMKSINVAPNTVTYNTLINGYSQGGNADIGAKLYEEMTKNQVKADILTYNALILGLCKEGKTKKAANLVKELDKENLVPNVSTFSALIGGQCVRKNSDRAFQLYKSMVRAGYHPNEHTFGMLISTFCKNKDFDGAVQVLREMFDRLIVPDLGMLTVLCEGLHKSGKQKLVMSLCSEMEVRRLMPEGFDIAKVICPGTMNENKAFNVDL, from the coding sequence ATGAAAAATATCTCATTTCGTCAATTTTCGACTTCGTTCAGTTCAGGTGTGAAACAACCTATATTTGAACCAAGAATTACTGGGATTTTGGGGAGGAATTGGAAGCCTCTTCCAGTACCCCACAAAACAATTCCTGAGCCCAAAGGTCAAGACCTTGATTTTGTTAATGTTGCACATAGCCATCTGATTCATTCTGATTGGGCTAAGCTTGATTTGCTATCCAGTGGTTTGACACCATTCAGAGTGAAACATATATTGCTCAAGATTCAGAAGGACCATGTTCTTTCACATGAGTTTTTCAAATGGGTTGGGGTTAAAAAGGCTAGTTTGCATACCCTTGAAACCCATTCCATGATTCTCCACATTCTCACTAGAAACGGGAAATTCAAATCCGCAGAATCAATTTTGAGGGGCATTATCGTTTCGGGTTCGATTGATTTACCTCCTAAGCTGTTTGATGAAATATTGTATTCCTACCGCATTTGTGATTCTTCTCCCGTTGTCTTTGACTTACTTTTCAAGACTTTTGCTCATGTGAGAAAATTCAGAAATGCCAGTGACACTTTTTGCAGAATGAAGGATTATGGGTTTTTGCCAAGAGTTGAATCCTGCAATGCATATATTAGCTCCTTGCTTGATTTGGATAGGGTTGATGTTACATTTACATTCTATAAAGAAATGCAGCGTTATCGGATTTCACCAAACGTTTATACTCTTAATATGGTGATACGTGCTTATTGTAAATCAGGAAAGTTAGATAAGGCTCTTCAAGTTTTTAAGGAGATGGAAAGCATGGGTTGCAGCCCTACTGTCGCCTCTTATAATACACTGATTGCAGGGTACTGTAACAAAGGCCTTCTAAGCTTTGCTATGAAGCTTAAAAGCTTGATGGGGAAGAATGGGATACTCCCAGATGTGGTAACTTTTAACACCCTTATAAATGGATTTTGCAAAGAAGGGAAGGTAAGTGAAGCAAATAAACTTTTTAGTGAGATGAAATCTATAAATGTGGCTCCTAATACTGTAACCTACAATACTTTGATAAATGGGTACAGTCAAGGAGGTAATGCTGATATTGGTGCTAAGCTTTATGAGGAGATGACAAAGAATCAAGTTAAGGCTGATATCCTAACATATAATGCCTTGATTTTGGGACTATGCAAggagggtaaaacaaaaaaggctGCAAATCTGGTAAAAGAACTTGATAAGGAGAACTTAGTCCCAAACGTGTCTACTTTTTCAGCCCTCATTGGTGGGCAGTGTGTAAGAAAGAACTCTGATCGTGCCTTTCAGCTTTATAAAAGCATGGTGAGGGCTGGTTACCATCCAAATGAACATACTTTTGGGATGTTGATATCTACATTCTGCAAGAATAAAGATTTTGATGGAGCAGTCcaagttttgagagaaatgttTGATAGATTAATTGTTCCTGATTTGGGTATGTTAACTGTACTATGTGAAGGACTTCACAAGAGTGGGAAACAAAAGTTGGTAATGTCGTTATGCAGTGAGATGGAAGTTAGACGTCTCATGCCTGAAGGCTTTGACATAGCTAAAGTTATCTGCCCTGGAACCATGAATGAGAACAAAGCATTTAATGTTGATTTATGA
- the LOC107433899 gene encoding transcriptional adapter ADA2 isoform X1, producing MGRSRAVSRAADDDPNQRSKRKRPASGAEPIEITSYNTVLGQGNSEPKGALYHCNYCNKDISGKIRIKCVICPNFDLCIECFSVGAEVTPHNSKHPYRVMDNLAFPLICPDWNADEESLLLEGIEMYGYGNWSEVAEHVGTKSKAQCIDHYNAIYMNSPFFPLPDLSHVMGKTREELLTMAKEIKKAEAPMLGEVPVEEESLRYNESKKGPIPQSSARSTSEVGTGPVFGAVKKTSNRTQINHEAKAEESQVETQVDRSIGEKKPRSLGDERPSMMELSGYNFKRQEFEIEYDNDAEQLLADMDFKDSDTSAERELKLRVLHIYSKRLDERKRRKDFILERNLLYPDPIEKNLSPEEKEIYQRYKVFMRFHSKKEHEEFIKNIIEEHRIVKRIQDLQQARAAGCRTANEANRFIEQKRKRETEESALRIKESSQAGPSGKGLQKPNHVKGEADCNSPRGLARGSTSLHLGGKESTLTTQPIIASSLDNWDISGLRGSELISDTEKQLCNEIRILPSHYLNMLQIISTEMWKGNVTKKSDAYSLFKVEPSKVDKVYDMVMKKGITTSS from the exons ATGGGTCGGTCTCGAGCTGTATCGCGTGCCGCTGACGACGATCCTAACCAGAG ATCGAAAAGAAAAAGACCTGCTTCTGGTGCAGAGCCTATAGAGATAACATCTTACAATACAGTGCTAGGGCAAGGAAATAGCGAACCAAAAGGGGCTCTTTACCATTGTAATTACTGTAACAAAGATATCTCAGGGAAGATTCGGATTAAGTGTGTAATATGTCCGAATTTTGATCTTTGTATTGAATGCTTCTCTGTTGGAGCTGAAGTGACCCCTCACAATAGCAAGCATCCTTATAGGGTTATG GATAATTTGGCTTTTCCACTTATATGTCCAGATTGGAATGCAGATGAAGAATCATTACTTCTGGAG GGTATTGAAATGTATGGATATGGGAATTGGTCTGAAGTTGCAGAACATGTTGGAACAAAAAGCAAAGCACAGTGTATTGACCACTATAATGCTATATACATGAACTCCCCCTTCTTTCCCCTCCCG GACTTGTCCCATGTTATGGGAAAGACCAGGGAGGAGCTCCTTACCATggccaaagaaataaaaaaag CAGAGGCTCCAATGCTTGGGGAGGTTCCAGTGGAAGAAGAGTCCCTCAGATATAATGAATCAAAAAAAGGTCCAATCCCCCAATCTTCAGCTCGCTCAACTTCTG AGGTAGGTACAGGTCCAGTCTTTGGTGCAGTGAAGAAGACATCTAACAGAACCCAGATCAATCATGAAGCTAAAGCAGAAG AATCACAGGTGGAAACTCAGGTGGACAGGAGTATTGGAGAGAAAAAACCTCGGTCATTAGGGGATGAGAGACCTTCTATGATGGAATTGAGTGGCTATAATTTCAAGAGGCAAGagtttgaaattgaatatgacAATGATGCAGAGCAGTTATTGGCAGATATGGACTTTAAGGATTCTGACACCAGTGCTGAGCGTGAATTAAAACTACGAGTACTGCATATTTACTCAAAAAG GCTTGATGAGAGGAAACGCAGGAAAGACTTTATATTGGAAAGGAATCTGCTTTATCCTGACCCTATTGAGAAAAACCTCTCACCAGAAGAGAAGGAGATATATCAGCGGTATAAGGTTTTCATGCGGTTCCACTCAAAAAAAGAACATGAGGAATTTATTAAGAATATTATCGAGGAGCATCGAATTGTCAAAAGGATACAAGACCTTCAG CAAGCTCGAGCCGCTGGTTGCCGAACAGCTAATGAGGCAAATAGGTTCATTGAACAGAAGAGGAAGAGGGAAACCGAAGAAAGTGCACTTAGAATCAAGGAGAGTTCTCAGGCTGGTCCTAGTGGCAAAGGTTTGCAAAAGCCAAATCATGTCAAAGGAGAAGCAGATTGCAACAGCCCTCGTGGACTTGCCAGGGGATCCACAAGTCTGCATCTCGGCGGAAAGGAATCAACTTTAACAACACAACCCATTATTGCAAGTTCCTTGGATAATTGGGACATCTCTGGGTTACGAGGGTCTGAATTAATCTCTGATACT GAGAAACAACTTTGCAATGAGATCCGAATTCTACCTTCCCATTATCTAAATATGCTGCAGATCATTTCTACAGAGATGTGGAAAGGCAATGTTACCAAGAAATCTGATGCTTATAGCCTTTTCAAGGTGGAACCAAGCAAAGTGGATAAGGTTTATGATATGGTTATGAAGAAAGGAATAACAACTTCATCAtga
- the LOC107433900 gene encoding uncharacterized protein LOC107433900 isoform X1 — protein sequence MVGLSLGEKHFIQGGIAQDLRSDGRKRLTYRPIYVETGVIPQANGSARVRLGATDVIASVKAELGKPHPLQPDKGKVAIYVDCSPTAAPIFEGRGGEELSMELSVALQRCLLGGKSGAGYFHTEKSAGISLSSLVVVEGKICWDLYIDGLVVSSDGNLLDALGAAIKAALSNTGIPRVNVAAGASGDEEPEVDVSDEEFLQFDTSGVPVIITLTKVGRHYIVDATTEEESQMSSAVSISVNRQGHICGLTKRGGAGVDPSIILDMISVAKHVSEQLLNQLDSEIAAAEARENES from the exons ATGGTGGGACTATCTCTAGGAGAAAAGCATTTCATACAAGGTGGTATTGCTCAAGACCTTCGTTCTGATGGTCGGAAAAGATTAACTTACCGGCCCATCTATGTTGAAACTGGAGTCATTCCCCAG GCAAATGGTTCTGCAAGGGTCAGGCTGGGTGCAACAGATGTTATTGCCAGTGTGAAG GCTGAGCTTGGAAAGCCACATCCGTTACAACCTGATAAAGGAAAGGTCGCTATATATGTTGATTGCAGTCCAACTGCGGCACCAATTTTTGAG GGTAGAGGGGGTGAGGAGTTATCAATGGAACTCTCAGTTGCTCTTCAACGTTGTCTTTTGGGTGGTAAAAGTGGAGCAGGTTACTTTCACACTGAAAAAA GTGCTGGAATTTCCCTTTCATCTTTAGTAGTTGTGGAAGGAAAGATTTGTTGGGACCTTTACATTGATGGCCTTGTTGTTAGTTCAGATGGAAATCTGCTAGATGCCCTGGGTGCTGCTATTAAG GCTGCTTTGAGCAATACAGGCATCCCGAGAGTTAATGTTGCAGCCGGTGCCTCAGGTGATGAGGAACCTGAGGTTGACGTAAGCGATGAagaatttttgcaatttgacACATCTGGGGTCCCTGTAATAATTACATTGACAAAG GTGGGTAGGCACTATATAGTAGATGCCACTACAGAAGAGGAATCTCAAATGAGCTCTGCTGTTTCTATTTCTGTGAATAGGCAAGGGCACATTTGTGGGTTGACAAAACGAGGTGGTGCTGGTGTAGATCCAAGCATCATTCTTGACATGATATCGGTTGCAAAACATGTAAGTGAGCAGCTACTAAACCAGTTGGATTCTGAGATAGCTGCTGCTGAAGCTCGAGAAAATGAATCATGA
- the LOC112489142 gene encoding desmethyl-deoxy-podophyllotoxin synthase-like, with the protein MRNFCREKDTQTGAVLPMFIMLQFSSFHFLFTVLLFLLLLVMLTKKTKAKNLVSKLPPGPQKLPIIGNLHQLAGSLPYYSLRDLAKKYGPIMHLHLGEVSAIVISSPEAAREVLKTHELVFAQRPEVLAIQLISYDHPGLIFSPYGNYWRQMRKICVYELLSAKRVGFFRSVREEEVCSLVESISSSHELPINLSKMIFSLTNIVISRTAFGKKSRGQDEFKPLLKELIKYSAGFHTPDLFPSVKFLSLLIGMKPALQRIHKKLNKILDDIINDHKMKIKSNFTSNEEPDGEDLVDVLLRLQESSALGFEITTDHIKIVILDIFIAGTETAATTLEWAMAELMRNPKIMERAQDEVRQVLGRNTRISENNIQKLDYLKSVVKETLRLHPPLPLVPRESREKCVIEGFEIPSKTRILVNAWALGRDPEHWMNSDCFWPERFLSSSIDFKGTNFEFIPFGAGRRICPGISFGLANVELALAQLLYHFDWELPDGIKPAELDMTETFGVTCKIRNDLYLLATPFVPFLNKEH; encoded by the exons ATGAGGAACTTCTGCAGAGAAAAAGACACTCAAACGGGAGCAGTTCTTCCTATGTTCATAATGCTCCAATTCTCTTCCTTTCATTTTCTGTTCACTGTTCTACTCTTTCTGTTACTGCTGGTGATGCTCACGAAGAAAACCAAAGCCAAAAATCTGGTTTCTAAGTTGCCTCCCGGACCTCAGAAGCTGCCAATTATTGGGAATTTGCATCAGTTGGCTGGTTCACTACCATATTATTCGTTAAGAGACTTGGCCAAGAAATATGGACCCATTATGCACCTACATTTGGGTGAGGTTTCTGCAATAGTCATTTCATCACCAGAAGCGGCCAGAGAGGTGTTGAAGACACATGAGCTTGTTTTTGCACAAAGACCTGAAGTTCTTGCAATTCAGTTGATTTCATATGATCATCCAGGGCTTATTTTCTCTCCCTATGGAAATTACTGGAGACAAATGCGAAAAATATGTGTATATGAGCTTCTAAGTGCTAAGCGTGTTGGGTTTTTTAGATCAGTAAGAGAAGAAGAAGTCTGCAGTTTGGTTGAATCCATCTCCTCTTCCCATGAACTTCCCATCAATCTCAGCAAAATGATTTTCTCCTTGACAAACATTGTGATATCCAGGACTGCCTTTGGGAAAAAGAGCAGAGGTCAAGATGAATTCAAGCCATTACTTAAGGAATTAATAAAGTATAGTGCAGGCTTCCATACACCTGATTTGTTTCCTTCAGTTAAATTTCTTAGTCTCCTGATTGGAATGAAGCCTGCATTGCAAAGAATACACAAAAAACTCAACAAAATTCTTGATGATATTATTAATGATCATAAGATGAAGATAAAATCGAATTTCACCAGCAATGAGGAACCTGATGGGGAAGATCTAGTTGATGTGCTTCTACGACTCCAAGAATCAAGTGCACTCGGCTTTGAAATCACGACTGACCACATAAAAATCGTCATTTTG GATATCTTTATAGCAGGAACTGAGACTGCAGCAACTACCTTAGAATGGGCAATGGCAGAACTGATGAGGAACCCAAAAATAATGGAGAGGGCACAAGATGAGGTGCGTCAAGTCCTAGGAAGGAATACAAGAATTAGTGAAAACAACATTCAGAAATTGGACTACTTGAAATCAGTTGTCAAAGAAACACTTCGGCTGCACCCTCCTCTTCCACTGGTGCCCAGAGAGTCCAGGGAAAAATGTGTAATAGAAGGATTTGAGATACCATCCAAAACAAGAATTCTCGTCAATGCATGGGCACTAGGGAGAGACCCAGAACATTGGATGAATTCTGACTGCTTTTGGCCAGAGAGATTCCTCAGTTCTTCCATTGATTTCAAAGGGACCAACTTTGAATTCATTCCATTTGGGGCTGGAAGGAGGATTTGTCCAGGCATATCATTTGGTCTTGCTAACGTTGAACTAGCACTTGCTCAACTGCTATACCACTTTGACTGGGAGCTCCCAGATGGTATCAAACCGGCAGAACTCGACATGACAGAGACTTTTGGAGTAACCTGTAAGATAAGAAACGATTTGTATTTACTAGCCACCCCTTTTGTTCCTTTTCTTAACAAGGAACATTGA
- the LOC107433899 gene encoding transcriptional adapter ADA2 isoform X2, with the protein MGRSRAVSRAADDDPNQRSKRKRPASGAEPIEITSYNTVLGQGNSEPKGALYHCNYCNKDISGKIRIKCVICPNFDLCIECFSVGAEVTPHNSKHPYRVMDNLAFPLICPDWNADEESLLLEGIEMYGYGNWSEVAEHVGTKSKAQCIDHYNAIYMNSPFFPLPDLSHVMGKTREELLTMAKEIKKEAPMLGEVPVEEESLRYNESKKGPIPQSSARSTSEVGTGPVFGAVKKTSNRTQINHEAKAEESQVETQVDRSIGEKKPRSLGDERPSMMELSGYNFKRQEFEIEYDNDAEQLLADMDFKDSDTSAERELKLRVLHIYSKRLDERKRRKDFILERNLLYPDPIEKNLSPEEKEIYQRYKVFMRFHSKKEHEEFIKNIIEEHRIVKRIQDLQQARAAGCRTANEANRFIEQKRKRETEESALRIKESSQAGPSGKGLQKPNHVKGEADCNSPRGLARGSTSLHLGGKESTLTTQPIIASSLDNWDISGLRGSELISDTEKQLCNEIRILPSHYLNMLQIISTEMWKGNVTKKSDAYSLFKVEPSKVDKVYDMVMKKGITTSS; encoded by the exons ATGGGTCGGTCTCGAGCTGTATCGCGTGCCGCTGACGACGATCCTAACCAGAG ATCGAAAAGAAAAAGACCTGCTTCTGGTGCAGAGCCTATAGAGATAACATCTTACAATACAGTGCTAGGGCAAGGAAATAGCGAACCAAAAGGGGCTCTTTACCATTGTAATTACTGTAACAAAGATATCTCAGGGAAGATTCGGATTAAGTGTGTAATATGTCCGAATTTTGATCTTTGTATTGAATGCTTCTCTGTTGGAGCTGAAGTGACCCCTCACAATAGCAAGCATCCTTATAGGGTTATG GATAATTTGGCTTTTCCACTTATATGTCCAGATTGGAATGCAGATGAAGAATCATTACTTCTGGAG GGTATTGAAATGTATGGATATGGGAATTGGTCTGAAGTTGCAGAACATGTTGGAACAAAAAGCAAAGCACAGTGTATTGACCACTATAATGCTATATACATGAACTCCCCCTTCTTTCCCCTCCCG GACTTGTCCCATGTTATGGGAAAGACCAGGGAGGAGCTCCTTACCATggccaaagaaataaaaaaag AGGCTCCAATGCTTGGGGAGGTTCCAGTGGAAGAAGAGTCCCTCAGATATAATGAATCAAAAAAAGGTCCAATCCCCCAATCTTCAGCTCGCTCAACTTCTG AGGTAGGTACAGGTCCAGTCTTTGGTGCAGTGAAGAAGACATCTAACAGAACCCAGATCAATCATGAAGCTAAAGCAGAAG AATCACAGGTGGAAACTCAGGTGGACAGGAGTATTGGAGAGAAAAAACCTCGGTCATTAGGGGATGAGAGACCTTCTATGATGGAATTGAGTGGCTATAATTTCAAGAGGCAAGagtttgaaattgaatatgacAATGATGCAGAGCAGTTATTGGCAGATATGGACTTTAAGGATTCTGACACCAGTGCTGAGCGTGAATTAAAACTACGAGTACTGCATATTTACTCAAAAAG GCTTGATGAGAGGAAACGCAGGAAAGACTTTATATTGGAAAGGAATCTGCTTTATCCTGACCCTATTGAGAAAAACCTCTCACCAGAAGAGAAGGAGATATATCAGCGGTATAAGGTTTTCATGCGGTTCCACTCAAAAAAAGAACATGAGGAATTTATTAAGAATATTATCGAGGAGCATCGAATTGTCAAAAGGATACAAGACCTTCAG CAAGCTCGAGCCGCTGGTTGCCGAACAGCTAATGAGGCAAATAGGTTCATTGAACAGAAGAGGAAGAGGGAAACCGAAGAAAGTGCACTTAGAATCAAGGAGAGTTCTCAGGCTGGTCCTAGTGGCAAAGGTTTGCAAAAGCCAAATCATGTCAAAGGAGAAGCAGATTGCAACAGCCCTCGTGGACTTGCCAGGGGATCCACAAGTCTGCATCTCGGCGGAAAGGAATCAACTTTAACAACACAACCCATTATTGCAAGTTCCTTGGATAATTGGGACATCTCTGGGTTACGAGGGTCTGAATTAATCTCTGATACT GAGAAACAACTTTGCAATGAGATCCGAATTCTACCTTCCCATTATCTAAATATGCTGCAGATCATTTCTACAGAGATGTGGAAAGGCAATGTTACCAAGAAATCTGATGCTTATAGCCTTTTCAAGGTGGAACCAAGCAAAGTGGATAAGGTTTATGATATGGTTATGAAGAAAGGAATAACAACTTCATCAtga